Proteins from a single region of Trypanosoma brucei brucei TREU927 chromosome 7, complete sequence:
- a CDS encoding retrotransposon hot spot (RHS) protein, putative (RHS7: pers. comm. Frederic Bringaud, CNRS/BordeauxII University. Part of an RHS array that may contain misassembly, number of copies is uncertain.): MIQNNGNMRNTQNVFNERFNRAQGEVQERGGRQMQNPSVTGKRKSREEELYESLYYAKWSYVMSGYNQEPLGMKVFFGRPQHIWTEEEVDITPEHCEVDAELEERPTGLEIFVLTSKICNPSCGFQCSLISLYGGNGGHIYVRREMMRVWYIIQRKLNAWWVEKTESTPPTHIVIGISGIGKSCGVGSFLLHSLLHFHEGMLDVVVYFTDVDAYLIYNKKGNEEGRVVLYEREDVTNVIEEMRLKKRGHIIFDINSPKETLPYEIPRNVWGVTVLAPPDGVRYKYWMKNLEQTRIILNCDDVRDIKAFVAWKKLSVFPNYTTLDENARLKVKEELEDEWRLVERRVDVVGPLPRYVFSNGACCREAAVIRYLSSLSCNRRDGYDMMMGKYFEWKGNHFTESLIKIVRERSRYGNLESYHCRPLSVAIGNMILCTLFADVAESMSSHEFMMEYGKVGAYSLKTRALVSLLFPRVFCVVTKHLNYLRRLGETEDKRSILKDMTPQQFQIFEQKFLPEAGQNAIGNCKYKVLYRSLEKSKLFVDGFFFVEDCSRRVADMRDGFPQLGVASKTIVLIQITDNYRKEASVSELQEFMTNIARYFSDWDTFSRNMAWEMIYVNAIYGGVIKTRQRCVNNNTADAEQQTEETQVFWDGIDQYQITFDKKIQKELIIAYHEERKYRDAPAFTRKRGHE, from the coding sequence ATGAttcaaaacaacggcaataTGAGAAATACTCAGAATGTGTTTAACGAACGGTTTAATCGTGCACAAGGTGAAGTGCAGGAACGAGGTGGACGACAGATGCAGAATCCATCGGTAactggaaaaaggaaatctcgtgaagaggagttataTGAGTCTCTGTATTATGCGAagtggagttatgtgatgtcagGTTATAATCAAGAGCCACtcggtatgaaggtattcTTTGGAAGACCACAACACATATGgacggaagaagaagtggaTATAACTCCTGAACATTGTGAAGTTGATGCGGAACTTGAGGAGAGACCCACTGGCCTGGAGATCTTTGTCCTTACATCAAAGATATGTAACCCATCATGCGGATTTCAATGTTCTCTCATTAGTTTATATGGGGGAAATGGAGGTCATATTTACGTCCGTCGTGAAATGATGCGTGTGTGGTATATAATACAACGAAAATTAAATGCatggtgggtggaaaagacagagagcacaccaccaacacacattgTCATTGGTATATCTGGTATTGGAAAATCATGTGgagttggatcatttttacttcattccctacttcacttccatgaaggaatgcttgatgtCGTTGTGTATTTCACGGATGTGGACGCTTACCTTATATACAACAAGAAGGGGaatgaggaagggagggttgTATTGTACGAGAGAGAAGACGTCACTAATGTTATTGAAGAAATGCgtctaaaaaaaagagggcatattatttttgatattaaTAGTCCTAAGGAAACTCTGCCTTATGAGATCCCAAGAAATGTTTGGGGTGTGACTGTCCTCGCACCCCCAGATGGAGTTCGCTACAAGTACTGGATGAAGAACCTGGAACAAACAAGGATAATTTTAAACTGCGATGACGTACGTGACATTAAGGCGTTTGTGGCTTGGAAGAAACTGTCCGTATTTCCCAACTATACGACTCTCGATGAAAATGCTCGTTTGAAGGTTAAGGAAGAACTAGAGGATGAGTGGAGGTTGGTGGAGAGACGTGTTGACGTTGTGGGGCCGCTGCCTCGTTATGTTTTCAGTAATGGAGCTTGCTGTCGTGAGGCGGCGGTAATAAGGTATCTAAGCAGTCTCAGTTGTAATAGACGAGATGGCTATGATATGATGAtgggaaaatattttgaaTGGAAAGGTAATCATTTCACAGAATCGTTAATAAAGATTGTACGGGAGAGGAGCAGATATGGAAACCTCGAATCATACCACTGTAGACCTCTATCAGTTGCCATTGGGAATATGATACTCTGTACGCTGTTTGCAGATGTTGCGGAAAGTATGTCATCCCATGAATTCATGATGGAATACGGTAAGGTCGGAGCCTACTCGCTTAAAACAAGGGCTTTggtttcacttctctttcctagAGTCTTTTGTGTGGTCACAAAACATTTGAACTACCTCCGAAGACTCGGAGAGACGGAAGACAAGCGTAGCATCCTGAAAGATATGACCCCACAACAGTTTCAAATTTTTGAACAAAAGTTCTTACCAGAAGCTGGACAGAATGCAATTGGAAACTGTAAATACAAAGTGCTCTACAGGTCATTGGAAAAGAGTAAGCTTTTTGTGGatggctttttctttgtggaagATTGCTCTAGAAGGGTTGCGGATATGAGGGATGGTTTTCCACAACTGGGAGTTGCCTCAAAGACTATTGTGCTTATTCAAATAACAGATAAttacaggaaagaagcaagtgTTTCAGAGTTACAGGAATTTATGACAAACATTGCAAGGTATTTTTCCGATTGGGATACCTTTTCTCGTAACATGGCATGGGAGATGATATATGTTAATGCTATTTATGGTGGTGTGATTAAGACGCGGCAACGATgtgtgaacaacaacaccgctgATGCTGAGCAACAAACTGAGGAAACACAAGTATTTTGGGATGGTATTGACCAGTATCAAATAACATTTGATAAAAAGATACAGAAAGAGCTTATAATAGCGTATcatgaagagagaaaatatcgAGATGCACCAGCATTCACACGGAAACGAGGTCATGAGTAG
- a CDS encoding retrotransposon hot spot (RHS) protein, putative (RHS7: pers. comm. Frederic Bringaud, CNRS/BordeauxII University. Part of an RHS array that may contain misassembly, number of copies is uncertain.) codes for MIQNNGNMRNTQNVFNERFNRAQGEVQEQGGRQMQNPSVTGKRKSREEELYESLYYAKWSYVMSGYNQEPLGMKVFFGRPQHIWTEEEVDITPEHCEVDAELEERPTGLEIFVLTSKMGWPSDRFQCSLISLYGGNGGHIYVRREMMRVWYIIQRKLNAWWVEKTESTPPTHIVIGISGIGKSCGVGSFLLHSLLHFHEGMLDVVVYFTDVDAYLIYNKKGNEEGRVVLHKREDVTNVIEEMRLKKRGHIIFDINSRKETLPYEIPRNVWGVTVLAPPDGVRYKYWMKNLEQTRIILNCDDVRDIKAFVAWKKLSLFPNYTTLDENARLKVKEELEDEWRLVERRVDFVGPLPRYVFSNGAGCREAAVIEYLSSLSCNRRDGYDMMMGKYFEWKGNHFTESLIKIVRERSRYGNLESYHCRPLSVAIGNMILCTLFADVAESMSSHEFMMEYGKVGAYSLKTRALVSLLFPRVFCVVTKHLNYLRRLGETEDKRSILKDMTPQQFQIFEQKFLPKTGQNAIGNCKYKVLYRSLEESELFVDGFFFVEDCSRRVADMRDGFPQLGVASKTIVLIQITDNYRKEASVSELQEFMTNIARYFSDWDTFSRNMAWEMIYVNAIYGGVIKTRQRCVNNNTADAEQQTEETQVFWDGIDQYQITFDKKIQKELIIAYHEERKYRDAPAFTRK; via the coding sequence ATGAttcaaaacaacggcaataTGAGAAATACTCAGAATGTGTTTAACGAACGGTTTAATCGTGCACAAGGTGAAGTGCAGGAACAAGGTGGACGACAGATGCAGAATCCATCGGTAactggaaaaaggaaatctcgtgaagaggagttataTGAGTCTCTGTATTATGCGAagtggagttatgtgatgtcagGTTATAATCAAGAGCCACtcggtatgaaggtattcTTTGGAAGACCACAACACATATGgacggaagaagaagtggaTATAACTCCTGAACATTGTGAAGTTGATGCGGAACTTGAGGAGAGACCCACTGGCCTGGAGATCTTTGTCCTTACATCAAAGATGGGTTGGCCCTCAGATAGATTTCAATGTTCTCTCATTAGTTTATATGGGGGAAATGGAGGTCATATTTACGTCCGTCGTGAAATGATGCGTGTGTGGTATATAATACAACGAAAATTAAATGCatggtgggtggaaaagacagagagcacaccaccaacacacattgTCATTGGTATATCTGGTATTGGAAAATCATGTGgagttggatcatttttacttcattccctacttcacttccatgaaggaatgcttgatgtCGTTGTGTATTTCACGGATGTGGACGCTTACCTTATATACAACAAGAAGGGGaatgaggaagggagggttgTATTGCACAAGAGAGAAGACGTCACTAATGTTATTGAAGAAATGCgtctaaaaaaaagagggcatattatttttgatattaaTAGTCGTAAGGAAACTCTGCCTTATGAGATCCCAAGAAATGTTTGGGGTGTGACTGTCCTCGCACCCCCAGATGGAGTTCGCTACAAGTACTGGATGAAGAACCTGGAACAAACAAGGATAATTTTAAACTGCGATGACGTACGTGACATTAAGGCGTTTGTGGCTTGGAAGAAACTGTCCCTATTTCCCAACTATACGACTCTCGATGAAAATGCTCGTTTGAAGGTTAAGGAAGAGCTAGAGGATGAGTGGAGGTTGGTGGAGAGACGTGTTGACTTTGTGGGGCCGCTGCCTCGTTATGTTTTCAGTAATGGAGCTGGCTGTCGTGAGGCGGCAGTAATAGAGTATCTAAGCAGTCTCAGTTGTAATAGACGAGATGGCTATGATATGATGAtgggaaaatattttgaaTGGAAAGGTAATCATTTCACAGAATCGTTAATAAAGATTGTACGGGAGAGGAGCAGATATGGCAACCTCGAATCATACCACTGTAGACCTCTATCAGTTGCCATTGGGAATATGATACTCTGTACGCTGTTTGCAGATGTTGCGGAAAGTATGTCATCCCATGAATTCATGATGGAATACGGTAAGGTCGGAGCCTACTCGCTTAAAACAAGGGCTTTggtttcacttctctttcctagAGTCTTTTGTGTGGTCACAAAACATTTGAACTACCTCCGAAGACTCGGAGAGACGGAAGACAAGCGTAGCATCCTGAAAGATATGACCCCACAACAGTTTCAAATTTTTGAACAAAAGTTCTTACCAAAAACTGGACAGAATGCAATTGGAAACTGTAAATACAAGGTGCTCTACAGGTCATTGGAGGAGAGTGAGCTTTTTGTGGatggctttttctttgtggaagATTGCTCTAGAAGGGTTGCGGATATGAGGGATGGTTTTCCACAACTGGGAGTTGCCTCAAAGACTATTGTGCTTATTCAAATAACAGATAAttacaggaaagaagcaagtgTTTCAGAGTTACAGGAATTTATGACAAACATTGCAAGGTATTTTTCCGATTGGGATACCTTTTCTCGTAACATGGCATGGGAGATGATATATGTTAATGCTATTTATGGTGGTGTGATTAAGACGCGGCAACGATgtgtgaacaacaacaccgctgATGCTGAGCAACAAACTGAGGAAACACAAGTATTTTGGGATGGTATTGACCAGTATCAAATAACATTTGATAAAAAGATACAGAAAGAGCTTATAATAGCGTATcatgaagagagaaaatatcgAGATGCACCAGCATTCACACGGAAATGA
- a CDS encoding retrotransposon hot spot (RHS) protein, putative (RHS7: pers. comm. Frederic Bringaud, CNRS/BordeauxII University. Part of an RHS array that may contain misassembly, number of copies is uncertain.), whose product MIQNNGNMGNTQNVFNERFNRAQGEVQERGGRQMQNPSVTGKRKSREEELYESLYYAKWSYVMSGYNQEPLGMKVFFGRPQHIWTEEEVDITPEHCEVDAELEERPTGLEIFVLTSKMGWPSDRFQCSLISLYQRIGILDNNVYIRREMMRVWYIIQRKLNAWWVEKTESTPPTHIVIGISGIGKSCGVGSFLLHSLLHFHEGMLDVVVFFTGSKAYLIYNKKGNEEGRVVLYKREDVTNVIKEMRLKKRGHIIFDINSRKETLPYEIPRNVWGVTVLAPPDGVSYKYWMKNLEQTRIILNCDDVRDIKAFVAWKKLSLFPNYTTLDENARLKVKEELEDEWRLVERRVDFVGPLPRYVFSNGAGCREAAVIGYLSSLSCNRRDGYDMMMGKYFEWKGNHFTESLIKIVRERSRYGNLESYHCRPLSVAIGNMILCTLFADVAESMSSHEFMMEYGKVGAYSLKTRALVSLLFPRVFCVVTKHLNYLRRLGETEDKRSILKDMTPQQFQIFEQKFLPKTGQNAIGNCKYKVLYRSLEESKLFVDGFFFVEDCSRRVADMRDGFPQLGVASKTIVLIQITDNYRKEASVSELQEFMTNIARYFSDWDTFSRNMAWEMIYVNAIYGGVIKTRQRCVNNNTADAEQQTEETQVFWDGIDQYQITFDKKIQKELIIAYHEERKYRDAPAFTRKRGHE is encoded by the coding sequence ATGAttcaaaacaacggcaataTGGGAAATACTCAGAATGTGTTTAACGAACGGTTTAATCGTGCACAAGGTGAAGTGCAGGAACGAGGTGGACGACAGATGCAGAATCCATCGGTAactggaaaaaggaaatctcgtgaagaggagttataTGAGTCTCTGTATTATGCGAagtggagttatgtgatgtcagGTTATAATCAAGAGCCACtcggtatgaaggtattcTTTGGAAGACCACAACACATATGgacggaagaagaagttgATATAACTCCTGAACATTGTGAAGTTGATGCGGAACTTGAGGAGAGACCCACTGGCCTGGAGATCTTTGTCCTTACATCAAAGATGGGTTGGCCCTCAGATAGATTTCAATGTTCTCTCATTAGTTTATATCAGAGAATTGGGATATTGGACAATAATGTCTacatccgtcgtgaaatgATGCGTGTGTGGTATATAATACAACGAAAATTAAATGCatggtgggtggaaaagacagagagcacaccaccaacacacattgTCATTGGTATATCTGGTATTGGAAAATCATGTGgagttggatcatttttacttcattccctacttcacttccatgaaggaatgcttgatgtCGTTGTGTTTTTCACGGGTTCCAAAGCTTACCTTATATACAACAAGAAGGGGaatgaggaagggagggttgTATTGTACAAGAGAGAAGACGTCACTAATGTTATTAAGGAAATGCgtctaaaaaaaagagggcatattatttttgatattaaTAGTCGTAAGGAAACTCTGCCTTATGAGATCCCAAGAAATGTTTGGGGTGTGACTGTCCTCGCACCCCCAGATGGAGTTAGCTACAAGTACTGGATGAAGAACCTGGAACAAACAAGGATAATTTTAAACTGCGATGACGTACGTGACATTAAGGCGTTTGTGGCTTGGAAGAAACTGTCCCTATTTCCCAACTATACGACTCTCGATGAAAATGCTCGTTTGAAGGTTAAGGAAGAGCTAGAGGATGAGTGGAGGTTGGTGGAGAGACGTGTTGACTTTGTGGGGCCGCTGCCTCGTTATGTTTTCAGTAATGGAGCTGGCTGTCGTGAGGCGGCAGTAATAGGGTATCTAAGCAGTCTCAGTTGTAATAGACGAGATGGCTATGATATGATGAtgggaaaatattttgaaTGGAAAGGTAATCATTTCACAGAATCGTTAATAAAGATTGTACGGGAGAGGAGCAGATATGGCAACCTCGAATCATACCACTGTAGACCTCTATCAGTTGCCATTGGGAATATGATACTCTGTACGCTGTTTGCAGATGTTGCGGAAAGTATGTCATCCCATGAATTCATGATGGAATACGGTAAGGTCGGAGCCTACTCGCTTAAAACAAGGGCTTTggtttcacttctctttcctagAGTCTTTTGTGTGGTCACAAAACATTTGAACTACCTCCGAAGACTCGGAGAGACGGAAGACAAGCGTAGCATCCTGAAAGATATGACCCCACAACAGTTTCAAATTTTTGAACAAAAGTTCTTGCCAAAAACTGGACAGAATGCAATTGGAAACTGTAAATACAAAGTGCTCTACAGGTCATTGGAGGAGAGTAAGCTTTTTGTGGatggctttttctttgtggaagATTGCTCTAGAAGGGTTGCGGATATGAGGGATGGTTTTCCACAACTGGGAGTTGCCTCAAAGACTATTGTGCTTATTCAAATAACAGATAAttacaggaaagaagcaagtgTTTCAGAGTTACAGGAATTTATGACAAACATTGCAAGGTATTTTTCCGATTGGGATACCTTTTCTCGTAACATGGCATGGGAGATGATATATGTTAATGCTATTTATGGTGGTGTGATTAAGACGCGGCAACGATgtgtgaacaacaacaccgctgATGCTGAGCAACAAACTGAGGAAACACAAGTATTTTGGGATGGTATTGACCAGTATCAAATAACATTTGATAAAAAGATACAGAAAGAGCTTATAATAGCGTATcatgaagagagaaaatatcgAGATGCACCAGCATTCACACGGAAACGAGGTCATGAGTAG